From the genome of bacterium, one region includes:
- the rplN gene encoding 50S ribosomal protein L14, which translates to MIRMMTSLDVADNSGAKRLSCISVLGVSGRKTASIADIVTASVKEATPGSNVPKGEKVRAVIVRCAKEVRRRDGSYIRFDRNAAVLIDKQNEPIGTR; encoded by the coding sequence ATGATCAGAATGATGACTTCCCTCGACGTCGCCGACAATTCGGGGGCGAAGAGGTTATCTTGTATATCGGTATTGGGTGTTTCGGGTCGGAAGACGGCATCGATAGCGGACATTGTGACGGCATCCGTCAAGGAGGCTACCCCTGGTTCAAACGTTCCGAAGGGTGAGAAGGTTCGTGCTGTGATAGTTCGGTGTGCCAAGGAGGTCAGGCGTAGAGACGGGTCGTATATTAGGTTTGACAGGAATGCGGCAGTTTTGATAGACAAGCAGAATGAGCCCATCGGAACTCGAG